In Saccharothrix syringae, the following are encoded in one genomic region:
- a CDS encoding AfsR/SARP family transcriptional regulator encodes MRYEVLGPSPLVRAHGVVGALPTRKAQVLLAALLIRHDQVVSTDELITEIWGGSPPRRVTAALHVHVSRLRKVLADLGADNAVVTRNTGYLLALGDDELDVLELLGLLDRARALARADAHEDVVGHVGRALALCPGQPLGEVSGGPVVTRFADWAETLRLECVGLAATANLALHRNDEVICALHPVVAENPMHEAFAAQLMRALHRAHRRAEALKVYERTRAALWAEMRLQPCWSLRELRDAIQHARLDPDPVPADPDPAYGDGQPRSSPAPYAATSSDCSRFNRGSHADS; translated from the coding sequence GTGAGGTACGAAGTCCTCGGACCGTCGCCCCTCGTGCGCGCGCACGGGGTGGTCGGCGCGCTCCCGACCCGCAAGGCGCAGGTCCTGCTGGCCGCCCTGCTCATCCGGCACGACCAAGTGGTCAGCACCGACGAGCTCATCACCGAGATCTGGGGCGGCTCCCCGCCCCGGCGGGTCACCGCCGCCCTGCACGTGCACGTGTCCCGGCTGCGCAAGGTGCTCGCCGACCTCGGCGCCGACAACGCCGTGGTCACCCGCAACACCGGCTACCTGCTGGCCCTGGGCGACGACGAGCTGGACGTGCTGGAGCTGCTCGGCCTGCTCGACCGGGCACGCGCCCTGGCCAGGGCCGACGCCCACGAGGACGTCGTCGGGCACGTCGGGCGCGCGCTCGCGCTGTGCCCCGGCCAGCCGCTGGGCGAGGTGTCCGGCGGCCCGGTCGTCACCCGCTTCGCCGACTGGGCGGAGACCCTGCGGCTGGAGTGCGTCGGCCTGGCCGCCACCGCCAACCTCGCGCTGCACCGCAACGACGAGGTCATCTGCGCCCTGCACCCGGTCGTGGCGGAGAACCCCATGCACGAGGCGTTCGCCGCGCAGCTCATGCGCGCGCTGCACCGGGCGCACCGCCGCGCCGAGGCCCTGAAGGTCTACGAGCGCACCCGCGCGGCGCTGTGGGCGGAGATGCGGCTGCAACCCTGCTGGTCGCTGCGCGAGCTGCGCGACGCCATCCAGCACGCCCGGCTCGACCCGGACCCCGTCCCCGCCGACCCCGACCCGGCCTACGGGGACGGTCAGCCGCGCAGCAGCCCCGCCCCGTACGCGGCCACCTCCAGCGACTGCTCCCGGTTCAACCGCGGGTCGCACGCCGACTCGTAG
- a CDS encoding AMP-binding protein, whose protein sequence is MRPLTPSAHIDTFARDRLPPPREWPVLDLAGLHHPDRLNAAVELLDTTIARWGADRPCLRAGDGTTLTYGQVRERVDRIAHALVDDLGVVPGNRVLLRGPNNPALVLCWLAALKAGAVVVTTMPLLRRHELRTVGRDAAVRLALCDPRFTEDLLAAGVDGLRVVTFGDDTAELEGLARAKPAEFAAVPTAADDVALIAFTSGTSGQPKATAHFHRDVLAIADTFSAHVLRPTPDDVFAGSPPLAFTYGLGGMVVFPLRAGACSVLLERAGPEELFGAVARLGVTVLFTAPTAYRAVLPSIDRHDLRGLRRCVSAGEALPADTWHRFHDATGLRIVDGIGATEMLHIFISAAEDDIRPGATGRPVPGYTAVVVDDDGLPVPDGVPGRLAVRGPTGCRYLADPRQREYVRDGWNITGDTYVRDSDGYFWYQARSDDMIVSAGYNIAAPEVENALLRHPAVAECAVVGAPDPDRGAVVKAYVVPAAGTVPSPGLVGELQDFAKREIAPYKYPRVVEFVDRLPRTGTGKLQRALLPERRTDAARPAVGSGTARAGTA, encoded by the coding sequence ATGCGACCGCTCACGCCCTCCGCGCACATCGACACCTTCGCCCGCGACCGCCTGCCACCGCCGCGGGAGTGGCCGGTGCTGGACCTCGCGGGGCTGCACCACCCCGACCGCCTCAACGCGGCGGTGGAGCTGCTGGACACCACCATCGCCCGGTGGGGCGCGGACCGTCCTTGCCTGCGCGCCGGCGACGGCACGACCCTGACCTACGGGCAGGTGCGCGAGCGGGTCGACCGGATCGCGCACGCCCTGGTGGACGACCTGGGCGTGGTGCCGGGCAACCGGGTGCTGCTGCGGGGCCCGAACAACCCGGCGCTGGTGCTGTGCTGGCTCGCGGCGCTCAAGGCCGGTGCCGTGGTGGTGACCACGATGCCGCTGCTGCGGCGGCACGAGCTGCGCACCGTCGGCCGCGACGCGGCGGTGCGCCTGGCGCTGTGCGACCCCCGGTTCACCGAGGACCTGCTCGCCGCCGGGGTCGACGGACTGCGGGTGGTGACCTTCGGCGACGACACCGCCGAGCTGGAGGGGTTGGCGCGGGCCAAGCCGGCGGAGTTCGCCGCGGTGCCCACCGCCGCCGACGACGTGGCGCTGATCGCGTTCACCTCCGGCACGTCCGGGCAGCCCAAGGCCACCGCGCACTTCCACCGCGACGTGCTGGCCATCGCCGACACGTTCTCCGCGCACGTGCTGCGGCCCACGCCCGACGACGTGTTCGCCGGGAGCCCGCCGCTGGCGTTCACCTACGGGCTGGGCGGCATGGTGGTGTTCCCGCTGCGCGCCGGCGCCTGCTCGGTGCTGCTGGAGCGCGCCGGGCCCGAGGAGCTGTTCGGCGCGGTGGCCCGGCTGGGCGTGACGGTGCTGTTCACCGCGCCCACCGCCTACCGCGCGGTGCTGCCCTCGATCGACCGCCACGACCTGCGGGGGCTGCGGCGGTGCGTGTCGGCGGGCGAGGCGCTGCCCGCCGACACCTGGCACCGCTTCCACGACGCCACCGGCCTGCGGATCGTCGACGGGATCGGCGCGACGGAGATGCTGCACATCTTCATCTCCGCGGCCGAGGACGACATCCGCCCCGGCGCGACCGGCAGGCCGGTGCCCGGCTACACCGCCGTCGTGGTCGACGACGACGGCCTGCCGGTGCCCGACGGGGTGCCGGGCCGGCTCGCGGTGCGCGGGCCGACGGGCTGCCGCTACCTGGCCGACCCGCGGCAGCGCGAGTACGTGCGCGACGGCTGGAACATCACCGGCGACACCTACGTGCGCGACTCGGACGGCTACTTCTGGTACCAGGCCCGCTCCGACGACATGATCGTCTCCGCCGGCTACAACATCGCCGCGCCGGAGGTGGAGAACGCGTTGCTGCGCCACCCGGCGGTGGCCGAGTGCGCGGTGGTCGGCGCGCCCGACCCGGACCGCGGCGCGGTGGTGAAGGCGTACGTGGTGCCGGCCGCGGGCACGGTGCCGTCGCCCGGCCTGGTGGGGGAGTTGCAGGACTTCGCCAAGCGGGAGATCGCGCCCTACAAGTACCCGCGGGTGGTCGAGTTCGTGGACCGGTTGCCGCGCACCGGCACCGGCAAGCTGCAACGCGCGCTCCTCCCCGAACGGCGGACCGACGCCGCTCGCCCGGCCGTGGGTTCGGGCACCGCGCGGGCCGGCACCGCCTGA
- a CDS encoding DUF3592 domain-containing protein: protein MAKSLKSRPGRVVAGIVLAGAVAGLVLVLRSSAEQRSWPSAEGTVRERLRSGRSYSVEVEYPLPDGTRQVATLSENGPARHPGERVAVRYDLADGRVVAAALADNDQAHLVAGGVLGLLVLGGIFANLIAWAPRPRPE from the coding sequence GTGGCGAAATCGCTGAAGTCCCGGCCGGGCCGGGTCGTGGCCGGGATCGTGCTGGCCGGCGCGGTCGCCGGGCTGGTGCTCGTGCTCCGGTCGTCGGCCGAGCAGCGGTCCTGGCCCAGTGCCGAGGGGACCGTGCGGGAGCGGCTGCGGTCGGGCAGGAGCTACTCGGTCGAGGTCGAGTACCCGCTCCCCGACGGCACGCGCCAGGTCGCGACCCTGTCCGAGAACGGACCGGCCCGGCACCCCGGCGAGCGCGTGGCGGTCCGCTACGACCTGGCGGACGGCCGGGTGGTCGCCGCCGCCCTGGCCGACAACGACCAGGCGCACCTGGTGGCGGGCGGCGTGCTGGGCCTCCTCGTCCTCGGCGGGATCTTCGCGAACCTGATCGCGTGGGCGCCCAGGCCGAGGCCCGAGTGA
- a CDS encoding hotdog fold thioesterase gives MTSPSVTGTSATGSSTTGSSTTGSSTTGSSTTGSSTTGSSTTGPSTTGPSTTGEVPRGDLENRLGLTVAEAGPRRVVGSLPVAGNTQPFGVLHGGASCVLAETLASVGACLHFAADGGTAVGTEINATHHRPATAGLVRGVATAVHLGRGHATYEVVITDERGKRVCTARMTCVRVPA, from the coding sequence ATGACTAGCCCGTCGGTGACCGGGACGTCGGCGACCGGCTCGTCCACGACCGGCTCGTCCACGACCGGCTCGTCCACGACCGGCTCGTCCACGACCGGCTCGTCCACGACCGGCTCGTCCACGACCGGCCCGTCCACGACCGGCCCGTCCACGACCGGCGAGGTCCCGCGCGGCGACCTGGAGAACCGCCTCGGCCTGACCGTCGCCGAGGCCGGCCCCCGGCGGGTGGTCGGCTCGCTGCCCGTGGCGGGCAACACCCAGCCGTTCGGCGTGCTGCACGGCGGCGCGTCCTGCGTGCTGGCCGAAACCCTCGCCTCGGTCGGCGCGTGCCTGCACTTCGCCGCCGACGGCGGCACGGCGGTGGGCACCGAGATCAACGCCACCCACCACCGGCCCGCCACCGCCGGCCTGGTCCGGGGCGTGGCCACCGCCGTCCACCTGGGGCGCGGCCACGCCACCTACGAGGTCGTCATCACCGACGAGCGCGGCAAACGCGTCTGCACGGCGCGGATGACCTGCGTCCGCGTCCCGGCCTGA
- a CDS encoding 3-deoxy-7-phosphoheptulonate synthase, whose product MIATEAPAVLDSWRGLPAAQQPPWPDEGALREAVAWLSVAPPLVTAEETDRLTSLLGRAARGEAFVLQGGDCAERFDHVTPERVAGRLGTLARMAEVLEAAAGVPVVRVGRIAGQFAKPRSAPAETRDGVSLPSYRGDIVNGAEFTGAARTPDPWRMVRAHRASAATLELVRASGVPVHTSHEALLLEYEGALTRRRAGGWYDTSAHLLWIGERTRDPGGAHVEFAARIANPVAVKLGPAATAREVLELADRLNPWRVPGRLSFIARMGADRVREALPPLVRAVAASGVPVVWLCDPMHGNTETAPSGHKTRPVARVLAEVAGFFEVHRAAGTRPGGLHLEMTGDDVTECVGGAVSERDLPLRYESACDPRLNREQSLEVAAYGAGLLRG is encoded by the coding sequence GTGATCGCCACCGAGGCGCCGGCCGTCCTGGACTCCTGGCGCGGCCTGCCCGCCGCGCAGCAGCCGCCGTGGCCCGACGAGGGCGCGTTGCGGGAGGCGGTGGCGTGGCTGTCGGTCGCGCCGCCGCTGGTGACCGCCGAGGAGACCGACCGGTTGACCTCGCTGCTGGGCCGGGCGGCGCGCGGCGAGGCGTTCGTCCTCCAGGGCGGCGACTGCGCCGAGCGGTTCGACCACGTCACGCCGGAGCGGGTGGCCGGCAGGCTGGGGACGCTGGCGCGGATGGCGGAGGTGCTGGAGGCGGCGGCGGGCGTGCCGGTGGTGCGGGTGGGCCGCATCGCCGGGCAGTTCGCCAAGCCGCGCTCGGCGCCGGCGGAGACCCGCGACGGCGTGTCGCTGCCGTCCTACCGGGGCGACATCGTCAACGGGGCGGAGTTCACCGGCGCGGCCCGGACGCCCGACCCGTGGCGGATGGTGCGGGCCCACCGGGCGTCGGCGGCGACGCTGGAGCTGGTGCGCGCCTCGGGTGTGCCGGTGCACACCAGCCACGAGGCGCTGCTGCTGGAGTACGAGGGCGCGTTGACCCGCCGCCGGGCGGGCGGCTGGTACGACACCTCGGCGCACCTGCTGTGGATCGGGGAGCGCACCCGGGACCCGGGCGGGGCGCACGTGGAGTTCGCGGCGCGGATCGCCAACCCGGTCGCGGTGAAGCTGGGGCCGGCGGCCACCGCGCGGGAGGTGCTGGAGCTGGCGGACCGGCTCAACCCGTGGCGGGTGCCCGGCCGGTTGTCGTTCATCGCGCGGATGGGCGCGGACCGGGTGCGCGAGGCGCTGCCGCCGCTGGTGCGGGCGGTGGCGGCGAGCGGCGTGCCGGTGGTGTGGCTGTGCGACCCCATGCACGGCAACACGGAGACCGCGCCCAGCGGGCACAAGACGCGCCCGGTGGCGCGGGTGCTCGCGGAGGTGGCGGGGTTCTTCGAGGTGCACCGGGCGGCGGGCACCCGTCCCGGCGGCCTGCACCTGGAGATGACCGGTGACGACGTGACCGAGTGCGTGGGCGGCGCGGTGTCGGAGCGGGACCTGCCGCTGCGCTACGAGTCGGCGTGCGACCCGCGGTTGAACCGGGAGCAGTCGCTGGAGGTGGCCGCGTACGGGGCGGGGCTGCTGCGCGGCTGA
- a CDS encoding MarR family winged helix-turn-helix transcriptional regulator — protein MPDSPPSLDPVQLGAYFALVEVTSLLRHAVEQQLKEAGDLSYVQFQLLARLGDSPTGSHRMTDLADGVVYSRSGLTYQASLLEKAGLVVRAPSPDDERSTTVTITDAGRALLARVLPGHVEVVSGLLFEPLSRDDVRTLAALLAPVRDHMRSTPPRSAAPRRRKGGA, from the coding sequence ATGCCCGACTCCCCGCCCTCGCTCGACCCCGTGCAGCTCGGCGCCTACTTCGCCCTCGTCGAGGTGACCAGCCTGCTCCGGCACGCGGTCGAGCAGCAGCTCAAGGAGGCCGGCGACCTCAGCTACGTGCAGTTCCAACTGCTGGCCCGGCTCGGGGACTCCCCCACCGGCAGCCACCGGATGACCGACCTCGCCGACGGCGTCGTCTACAGCCGCAGCGGCCTGACCTACCAGGCGAGCCTGCTCGAGAAGGCGGGCCTGGTCGTGCGCGCGCCCTCGCCGGACGACGAGCGGAGCACCACCGTCACCATCACCGACGCCGGCCGCGCGCTGCTCGCGCGGGTGCTGCCCGGCCACGTCGAGGTGGTCAGCGGCCTGCTCTTCGAACCGCTCTCGCGCGACGACGTCAGGACCCTCGCCGCCCTGCTGGCACCGGTGCGCGACCACATGCGCTCGACACCGCCCCGCTCGGCCGCGCCCCGCCGCCGGAAGGGTGGGGCGTGA
- a CDS encoding anthranilate synthase component I, translating into MSLLDLVQSPGSAQRWPTRAGVAVTRTTEWAAGAAATRARLEDALDHRRGMLLFRGDDRAVGYVDPPVEVVVRSGWVAVTALNDRGLVLLDPLRRALREVLRDLRDDEHGFHGIAPRPAPGFAEEDRTRHAGVFRAVRALTAALASPRDPVLGLYGAFGYDLLFQVEPVELRQPRDPMDRDLVLHLPDEVLDFDFGRDRVALHRYEFTTAGASTEGLPRGTSSAPFVPATPVAPRDHEPGEYAAVVREAMPRFAAGELFEVVPSQVFRRSCPHPPAELFRRLRDRNPAPHSLLANLGEGEHLVGASPEMFVRVHRGERGLVVESSPISGTIARGRDALEDAARVRELLDSAKDETELTMCTDVDRNDKARVCVPGTVRVTARRRIETYSTLIHTVDRVEGVLRPGLDALDGFLAHLWAVTVTGAPKLAAVEFVERHERSPRRWYGGAVGRVGFDGGLDTVLTLRTIQVRHGVAIVRAGATLLHDSVPEAEEAETELKARALLDVLDDLPRRPVVAAAPRGGRDRRVLLVDHRDSFVHNLADYLRQTGAEVVTYRAGAHLGPLAEQPPDLVVLSPGPGRPDDFDVAGTLAEARRLGVPVFGVCLGLQGVVEHLGGSLGVLDRPVHGKSSRVRVLDAGSPLFRGVPDGFRVGRYHSLHAVALPPGLRVTAASDDGVVMAVEHRELPWAAVQFHPESILTWDGGAGHAVIANAVASLAGRGAGR; encoded by the coding sequence ATGTCCCTGCTCGACCTGGTCCAGTCGCCCGGCTCCGCGCAGCGGTGGCCCACCCGCGCCGGGGTCGCCGTCACCCGCACCACCGAGTGGGCCGCGGGCGCGGCGGCGACGCGGGCCCGCCTGGAGGACGCGCTCGACCACCGGCGCGGGATGCTGCTGTTCCGGGGCGACGACCGCGCGGTGGGCTACGTGGACCCGCCGGTGGAGGTCGTGGTCCGCTCCGGGTGGGTGGCGGTCACCGCGCTCAACGACCGCGGCCTGGTGCTGCTCGACCCGCTGCGGCGGGCGCTGCGCGAGGTGCTGCGCGACCTGCGGGACGACGAGCACGGGTTCCACGGCATCGCGCCGCGCCCGGCGCCCGGTTTCGCCGAGGAGGACCGCACCCGCCACGCCGGGGTGTTCCGGGCCGTGCGGGCGCTGACCGCGGCGCTGGCGTCGCCGCGGGACCCGGTGCTGGGCCTGTACGGCGCGTTCGGCTACGACCTGCTGTTCCAGGTGGAGCCGGTGGAGCTGCGGCAGCCGCGCGACCCGATGGACCGCGACCTGGTGCTGCACCTGCCCGACGAGGTGCTGGACTTCGACTTCGGGCGCGACCGCGTGGCGCTGCACCGCTACGAGTTCACCACCGCCGGCGCCTCCACCGAGGGCCTGCCGCGCGGCACGTCCTCGGCGCCGTTCGTGCCGGCCACGCCGGTCGCGCCGCGCGACCACGAGCCCGGCGAGTACGCGGCGGTGGTGCGCGAGGCGATGCCCCGGTTCGCCGCGGGCGAGCTGTTCGAGGTGGTGCCCAGCCAGGTGTTCCGGCGGTCGTGCCCGCACCCGCCCGCGGAGCTGTTCCGCAGGCTGCGCGACCGCAACCCCGCGCCGCACAGCCTGCTGGCCAACCTGGGCGAGGGCGAGCACCTGGTGGGCGCGTCGCCGGAAATGTTCGTGCGGGTCCACCGCGGCGAGCGCGGCCTGGTGGTGGAGTCCTCGCCGATCAGCGGCACGATCGCGCGGGGCCGGGACGCCCTGGAGGACGCCGCGCGGGTGCGCGAACTCCTCGACTCGGCCAAGGACGAGACCGAGCTGACCATGTGCACCGACGTGGACCGCAACGACAAGGCGCGGGTGTGCGTGCCGGGCACGGTGCGGGTGACCGCGCGGCGGCGCATCGAGACGTACTCGACGCTGATCCACACCGTGGACCGGGTCGAGGGCGTGCTGAGGCCCGGCCTGGACGCCCTGGACGGGTTCCTGGCGCACCTGTGGGCGGTGACCGTGACCGGGGCGCCCAAGCTGGCCGCGGTGGAGTTCGTGGAGCGCCACGAGCGCTCGCCGCGCCGCTGGTACGGCGGCGCGGTGGGCCGGGTCGGCTTCGACGGCGGCCTGGACACGGTGCTGACGCTGCGCACCATCCAGGTGCGCCACGGCGTGGCGATCGTGCGGGCCGGCGCGACGCTGCTGCACGACTCGGTGCCGGAGGCCGAGGAGGCGGAGACGGAGCTGAAGGCCAGGGCGCTGCTGGACGTGCTCGACGACCTGCCCCGCCGCCCGGTGGTCGCGGCGGCGCCGCGCGGCGGGCGGGACCGGCGGGTGCTGCTGGTCGACCACCGCGACTCGTTCGTGCACAACCTCGCCGACTACCTGCGGCAGACCGGCGCGGAGGTGGTGACCTACCGGGCCGGCGCGCACCTGGGTCCGCTCGCCGAGCAGCCGCCGGACCTGGTGGTGCTCTCACCTGGGCCGGGGCGCCCGGACGACTTCGACGTGGCGGGCACCCTGGCGGAGGCCCGGCGGCTGGGCGTGCCGGTGTTCGGGGTGTGCCTGGGGCTGCAGGGCGTCGTGGAGCACCTGGGCGGGTCGCTGGGCGTGCTGGACCGGCCGGTGCACGGCAAGTCGTCGCGGGTGCGGGTGCTCGACGCGGGCAGCCCGCTGTTCCGCGGCGTGCCCGACGGGTTCCGGGTCGGCCGCTACCACTCGCTGCACGCGGTGGCCCTGCCGCCGGGGCTGCGGGTCACGGCGGCCTCCGACGACGGCGTGGTGATGGCCGTGGAGCACCGGGAGCTGCCGTGGGCGGCGGTGCAGTTCCACCCCGAGTCGATCCTGACGTGGGACGGCGGGGCGGGGCACGCGGTGATCGCCAACGCGGTGGCGTCGCTGGCCGGGCGGGGGGCGGGGCGGTGA
- a CDS encoding class I adenylate-forming enzyme family protein, which yields MNEVPTFCIGEMFDQAAAAHGAATIVLDAPLQFAPEDGTTLTLARVAEHVRTLSARLKAAGVRRGDRVALYKTDNFDIALLAASVQRLGAVPALLSPALGAEVVAALLERLERPWLLTDRAKLDASGLDTSGARAVLLSAGEGTGDWSPLARFDGPVGPPTPPDRFDPALITHTSGTTGLPKLVVQTPDALGERLRPQKVVARRTWRHERVALCMSFVHARFYSALYLGLSYGNTLVVAVDPDPDRIGPLFTRTRPGAVETQPNTFVDWEALADAPGAPLSSVRYYSATFDAMHPRTIRVLLGASRRRRPYFVQLYGQTETGPVTANLYSARGAHRADGRCVGWAFPGVVRLRVVGDDGREAPAGRVGHIEVKSRTRAITYLGEDDRFRAQLTDGWWRMGDLGSKDRWGRVRLYDREVDRVDDVDSNLRVEDELMSRLPELREVVIVAGEGGRALPVVCTRGDVELDPGRWSRATADLPPMAPPRRIPFDRVPRTATWKVRRPELVRSLRDGVYD from the coding sequence ATGAACGAGGTACCGACCTTCTGCATCGGCGAGATGTTCGACCAGGCGGCGGCCGCGCACGGCGCGGCGACGATCGTCCTGGACGCGCCGCTGCAGTTCGCGCCCGAGGACGGCACGACGTTGACCCTGGCGCGCGTCGCCGAGCACGTGCGCACCCTGTCGGCCCGGCTCAAGGCCGCCGGCGTGCGCCGCGGCGACCGCGTGGCGCTCTACAAGACCGACAACTTCGACATCGCCCTGCTGGCAGCCTCGGTGCAGCGCCTCGGCGCGGTGCCCGCGCTGCTGTCGCCCGCGCTGGGCGCCGAGGTCGTGGCGGCCCTGCTGGAACGCCTGGAGCGGCCGTGGCTGCTCACCGACCGCGCCAAGCTCGACGCCTCCGGGTTGGACACCTCCGGTGCCCGCGCGGTGCTGCTGTCGGCGGGCGAGGGGACCGGCGACTGGTCGCCGCTGGCGCGGTTCGACGGCCCGGTCGGGCCACCGACGCCGCCGGACCGGTTCGACCCGGCGCTGATCACCCACACCTCGGGGACCACCGGCCTGCCGAAGCTGGTCGTGCAGACCCCCGACGCCCTGGGCGAGCGGCTGCGCCCGCAGAAGGTCGTGGCCCGCCGCACCTGGCGGCACGAGCGGGTCGCGCTGTGCATGAGCTTCGTGCACGCCCGCTTCTACAGCGCCCTGTACCTGGGCCTGTCCTACGGCAACACCCTGGTCGTCGCGGTCGACCCGGACCCGGACCGGATCGGGCCGCTGTTCACCCGCACCCGGCCCGGCGCGGTGGAGACCCAGCCCAACACGTTCGTCGACTGGGAGGCGCTGGCCGACGCGCCGGGCGCGCCGCTGTCGAGCGTGCGCTACTACAGCGCCACCTTCGACGCCATGCACCCGCGCACGATCCGCGTGCTGCTGGGCGCGTCGCGGCGCAGGCGGCCGTACTTCGTCCAGCTCTACGGCCAGACCGAGACCGGGCCGGTGACCGCGAACCTCTACAGCGCGCGCGGCGCCCACCGGGCCGACGGGCGGTGCGTGGGCTGGGCGTTCCCCGGCGTGGTCAGGCTGCGCGTCGTCGGCGACGACGGCCGGGAGGCGCCCGCGGGCCGCGTCGGGCACATCGAGGTCAAGAGCCGCACCCGGGCCATCACCTACCTCGGCGAGGACGACCGGTTCCGCGCGCAGCTCACCGACGGCTGGTGGCGGATGGGCGACCTGGGCTCGAAGGACCGCTGGGGCCGGGTGAGGCTCTACGACCGCGAGGTCGACCGGGTCGACGACGTGGACAGCAACCTGCGGGTCGAGGACGAGCTGATGTCGCGCCTGCCGGAGCTGCGCGAGGTGGTGATCGTGGCGGGCGAGGGCGGCCGGGCGCTGCCGGTGGTGTGCACCCGCGGCGACGTCGAGCTGGACCCGGGGCGCTGGTCGCGGGCGACCGCCGACCTGCCGCCGATGGCGCCGCCGCGCCGCATCCCGTTCGACCGCGTGCCGCGCACGGCCACCTGGAAGGTCCGCCGCCCGGAGCTGGTGCGCTCGCTGCGGGACGGCGTCTATGACTAG
- a CDS encoding endo-1,4-beta-xylanase, translating into MPAPAGRARHVLAATAVAVAGALAVGTAVAAPSPAEAGSTLGRLAAAKGRYFGSATDNPTLDNAPYTAVLGSEFNQITVGNTQKWQYTEPSRGQFDFTQADRIVAFAQAHDQVVRGHTLVWHNQLPDWVNDVPAGELLGVVRNHISAVAGHYRGQVVHWDVVNEAFEEDGTRRQTVFQQKIGDGYIAEAFKAARAADPHAKLYYNDYNIDGIGAKSDAVYEMVKSFKRQGIPIDGVGLQAHLILGQVPSTVEQNIRRFAELGVDVAITELDIRMRTPRDAAKDAQQAQDYRAVVNACLAVTRCVGITVWDFSDGYSWIPSVFPGEGAALIYDENFAKKPAYWAVYEALGGTVTTDPPAGCAATYRVTAQWHGGFQAEVTVRNTGTTATTGWTVRWTLAQGQAVRSLWNGVLATNGQEATVRNAPYNGRLAVGAATTFGFIGSSTGTNPVPAVTCATA; encoded by the coding sequence ATGCCAGCACCAGCAGGACGCGCTCGCCACGTCCTCGCCGCGACGGCGGTCGCCGTCGCGGGCGCGCTCGCCGTCGGCACGGCGGTCGCCGCGCCCTCCCCGGCGGAAGCCGGGTCGACCCTCGGGCGGCTCGCCGCCGCCAAGGGCCGCTACTTCGGCTCGGCGACGGACAACCCGACGTTGGACAACGCCCCCTACACCGCGGTGCTGGGCAGCGAGTTCAACCAGATCACCGTCGGCAACACCCAGAAGTGGCAGTACACCGAGCCCAGCCGCGGGCAGTTCGACTTCACCCAGGCCGACCGGATCGTCGCCTTCGCCCAGGCGCACGACCAGGTCGTGCGCGGCCACACGCTGGTGTGGCACAACCAGTTGCCCGACTGGGTCAACGACGTGCCCGCCGGCGAACTGCTCGGCGTGGTGCGCAACCACATCTCCGCCGTGGCCGGCCACTACCGGGGCCAGGTCGTGCACTGGGACGTGGTCAACGAGGCGTTCGAGGAGGACGGCACCCGGCGGCAGACGGTGTTCCAGCAGAAGATCGGCGACGGCTACATCGCCGAGGCGTTCAAGGCCGCCCGCGCCGCCGACCCGCACGCCAAGCTGTACTACAACGACTACAACATCGACGGCATCGGCGCCAAGAGCGACGCCGTGTACGAGATGGTGAAGTCGTTCAAGCGGCAGGGCATCCCCATCGACGGCGTCGGCCTCCAGGCCCACCTGATCCTCGGCCAGGTGCCGAGCACGGTGGAGCAGAACATCCGGCGCTTCGCCGAACTCGGCGTCGACGTCGCCATCACCGAGCTCGACATCCGGATGCGCACGCCGCGCGACGCCGCCAAGGACGCCCAGCAGGCGCAGGACTACCGGGCCGTCGTCAACGCCTGCCTGGCCGTGACCCGCTGCGTCGGCATCACCGTCTGGGACTTCTCCGACGGCTACTCCTGGATCCCCTCGGTCTTCCCGGGCGAGGGCGCCGCCCTGATCTACGACGAGAACTTCGCCAAGAAGCCCGCCTACTGGGCGGTCTACGAAGCCCTCGGCGGCACCGTCACCACCGACCCGCCCGCCGGCTGCGCCGCCACCTACCGCGTGACCGCCCAGTGGCACGGCGGCTTCCAGGCGGAGGTCACCGTCCGCAACACCGGCACCACCGCCACCACCGGCTGGACGGTCCGCTGGACCCTCGCCCAGGGACAGGCCGTGCGCAGCCTGTGGAACGGCGTGCTCGCCACCAACGGCCAGGAGGCGACCGTGCGCAACGCCCCCTACAACGGCCGGCTCGCCGTCGGCGCCGCCACCACGTTCGGCTTCATCGGCAGCTCCACCGGCACCAACCCCGTGCCCGCCGTCACCTGCGCCACGGCCTGA